Part of the Actinomyces howellii genome, GTGACGGGAATCGAACCCGCGCAATCTGCTTGGAAGGCAGAGGCTCTACCATTGAGCTACACCCGCGATGACGAGCCCTCACGGACCCGCGTGACAGGACTCAGTACTCGATGAGTCCGGTCTTGTAGGCCTTCGTCAGACGACGAGGCACGGTGATCTCGCGGCCGGCGACGCGGATGGTGACGAGCTCGGTGAGCTCGGCCTTCCACTGCGAACGACGGTGACGCGTGTTGCTGCGGGACATCCTCCGCTTCGGCACTGCCATGAGCCCGCTCCTCTCACAAAGTCCTAGGGATCAGCGGTAGAGCCGATCGGTCGAAAACTGGGCCAGGGGACACCCTAACCTCTTGGGTCGCAGGCGTTCCAGCCGAGGCGTGCGCTCACCCATGTGAGATGAGTCCCGTCAGGCCATCGACGACGACTAGCCTACCCCAGGTGCGGCCCGAGCACCTGCGCCGCCCGTCCCAAGCCGACCCCTGCCTGCCTTCCTCCCGGCGGCGCACGCCGACCTCGAG contains:
- the rpmF gene encoding 50S ribosomal protein L32; the protein is MAVPKRRMSRSNTRHRRSQWKAELTELVTIRVAGREITVPRRLTKAYKTGLIEY